A single genomic interval of Romboutsia ilealis harbors:
- a CDS encoding ribosome-recycling factor — translation MNKNNHEDNTNKARHNIHEYAQKNSEKYIKKIDEMRSSKEKMTFKNSVRYLWSLIVLGINWMVYKKVVMVLLTAAILVGALVWSPPIGLILCLLTPIFLGMYGKYFYFSIEDKYQSIEKQRLLIPSSLLITWILIIFVFILLIISFIEKLI, via the coding sequence ATGAACAAGAACAATCACGAAGATAATACTAATAAAGCTAGACACAATATACATGAATATGCGCAAAAGAATAGTGAAAAGTATATAAAAAAAATTGATGAAATGAGAAGTTCTAAAGAGAAAATGACATTTAAGAATAGCGTAAGATATTTATGGTCGTTGATTGTTTTAGGGATAAATTGGATGGTTTATAAAAAAGTAGTTATGGTATTGCTAACAGCGGCAATATTAGTTGGAGCATTAGTATGGTCGCCACCAATAGGACTTATACTTTGTTTACTTACTCCTATATTCTTAGGAATGTACGGCAAATATTTTTACTTTAGTATTGAAGATAAGTATCAAAGTATTGAAAAGCAAAGACTTTTAATCCCTTCGTCTTTATTAATTACGTGGATATTAATTATATTTGTATTTATACTTTTAATAATTTCTTTTATAGAAAAGTTAATTTAA
- a CDS encoding ABC transporter permease codes for MNKKHQYILFLPCIVLISYFMIIPLLGTILPTFTDVSNGMFSAYTEFLKDEYMMSILYRTIKVSLISSIICMLIGVPVSYYISRTSKKLRGLFIALTVFPILTNSVVRSFAWMSILGKNGVINNILMKLNLITEPLSLLYTEGAIIVGTVYIFLPLMIISLVGVMENVENDLLEAAESLGANKIVAFFKVIFPLSLPGLIVGTVLVFTGALTAYTTPQLLGGNKNTVLATLIYQKTMTLGDWQGAAVVATIMIVVTLIVVKTINFLASRLDKRGVS; via the coding sequence ATGAATAAAAAACATCAGTACATATTATTCTTACCATGTATCGTACTTATATCGTATTTTATGATAATTCCATTATTAGGAACAATATTACCGACATTTACGGATGTATCTAATGGAATGTTTAGTGCATATACGGAATTTTTAAAAGACGAATATATGATGAGTATATTATATAGAACTATAAAGGTATCATTAATATCATCAATAATATGTATGCTAATCGGAGTGCCAGTATCTTATTACATATCAAGAACATCTAAAAAATTAAGAGGATTATTTATAGCTTTAACGGTATTTCCTATTTTAACTAATTCGGTTGTTCGTTCATTTGCATGGATGAGTATACTAGGAAAAAATGGTGTTATAAATAATATACTTATGAAGTTAAATTTAATCACAGAGCCATTATCACTTTTATATACTGAAGGTGCCATAATAGTTGGTACTGTGTATATATTCTTACCGCTTATGATTATCTCACTTGTTGGAGTAATGGAAAATGTTGAAAATGATCTATTAGAAGCAGCAGAAAGCTTAGGAGCAAATAAAATAGTTGCATTTTTCAAAGTCATATTCCCATTAAGTTTACCTGGGTTAATAGTTGGAACAGTATTAGTATTTACAGGTGCATTAACTGCATATACAACTCCACAATTATTAGGTGGAAATAAAAATACTGTACTAGCAACACTTATATACCAAAAGACTATGACATTAGGTGATTGGCAAGGTGCAGCAGTAGTTGCAACTATAATGATAGTAGTTACATTAATAGTTGTAAAAACAATAAACTTCTTAGCATCAAGACTAGACAAGAGAGGTGTTTCTTAA